The window CGAGCCCCACAATCCCGGGTTATCCTCCTGATAGAGCACCCCCTTGAGCAGAGGCACCACCACGGACGAGAGTTCGTGGGTCGGCTTAGTCGAATGGCTGGGGTTGGTATCGGCGACAATCATCATCGGTCCCTCAGCAAAATAATACGCGGCAAGGTCGCCTGGCGCATGACGCCAGTTTCCAGCTGCCAGCTCACCTGTTCCTGCACCTCATCGTCCACGGCCGTTTTGGGCCATTCTCCGGCCAGCTGCAGATAGGCAACCAGTTCGGCCAAACCGTGACGCAACGGATGGCGAGTCACCACTTCTGCGAGGCTGATCTGGCTGCGCCCCTGGAGTTCCTGCCGAATATTCCGGGTCAACTCGGCCCGGTCAACCACCACTTGGGCATAGAGAGCCGCCGTATCCACATCCGCATCCCCTTCGTCCAACGCCATCTCGTCAATGAGGGGCTTGAGCGGCGGCCGATAGAGAGGTCGCTCCAGGGGAAGTTCAACCGTTGCGGAGGTCTCGGCCAAACGCATGAAATCCCCCGATGGAAACTCCTCGCGCAACGCCAGCGCATGGTTTTCGACGCTGTGCAGGATGTCCATGATGCGGCGGTTCTCCAGCCAGGCCTGATCATCGAGAAATCGCCGCAGCTGCTCGGAAAGCTTCGCCACCGTCCGCTGGGTGTGTTCACCTGCTTCCAGCCAGTCGTAATGTACGCGCTGCAGACGAGTTTCGGGATGCATGGACTGGATCGGCGGAAGGGACAAAACCTGTTCCAACAGGTGGGTCAATTCTTCCTGACGGGACTGGGACATCAGAAAATCCCAGAAGGAGCGAAAGCTCTTCCCCTGATCTGAATCGGCGATGGCATCGCGCTCGCCCATGATCTCTTCGAGCAGTGCCCCTTTTGCTCCCTCCCAAAGGGCAATGCGTTCGCGCACCCGTCGGTCAAGCGTGCGAAAATTGTGCTCCACCTCGCGAAAGTCGGTCAGCAGCTCCCGAGCCAGCTGCAAAAACTGTTGAAAGCGATCCTTCAGACCGGTATCGTCCAGAAGCGGAATATCACCCGCCAGAATGCGGGCGATCTCCGCGTCGATATCGTTGCGGCGTTTTTGCAGTTCGGCGATGCGTACTTGTGGGTCAGTCTGGCTCCCTTCACTCATCTGCCGCAGCAGCTCGAACAGAGTCAGCAAGCGGGATTCCGTACCGACAAAGGCGCGCTCGGTCAGACCTTCCAGCCAGGCCAAGGCCTTTTCCGTCGCGGGAGTCAGGTCAAAGTGCGGTTCGTCCGTCCCGACAAGATAAAATTTCCGCAGCCACCCCTTGTCGTTTTCGGCCCAGTCGTTGAGATAGCTTTGCGCGGTTCCGGGAAAGGCCTCAGCCCCCAGCTGCTCACGCAGAGCGAAAAGCTCATCTTCTAACGCCTCGGCCAGGTCTGCCTGAGACAAATTGCGGACATTGGGCACGATGAACACCCGGTGCAGAAAACCGGCCACCAGCGGCGCGTAATGTGCGCACAACAACCGCCACGCAGGGTGGTTCTGGCGGAGCAGCTCTAAAGTAACGTAGTCCAGTGCCATATCTTCCCCCCGGTTTTATCCATCGCCATGCTGCACAAGCCACTGGCGACCCTTGTCGGTGAGGCTGTATTTCTGCAAGCGGCTGTTGGGCTTGTCGGGAATGGTCATTTCGATCAGGCCGTCGGCCAGGGCCGGTTTGAGGTAGCGCTCGCGGAAGGATTTGCGGTCCGAAAGCCCCAGGGCGGATTGCAGTGCCTCGCGGCCCATCTCGCCCCGGATCGCCGCCAGCAGCTCGCCGACTTGGGGGGTGACTTGAGGGCTGACTTGGGGGGCTGTGCTGGTCACCGTATCCAGGATCATCCGCAGCATGAAGGCGATGAAGGGCGCGGAGTCGGTCTTGTGGGTGCTTTCTTGAATAGCCTGGTAGTACTCGGACTGATTCTCAAAGATCAGGCTTTCCACCGGGATATCGGCGAACAGGGGATTCCAGCGGGCCAGGATCAGGCTCTGCCACAGCCGACCCATGCGGCCGTTGCCGTCGGCGAAGGGGTGGATGAATTCGAATTCGTAGTGAAAGACCGAGCTGGCGATGAGCGGATGGGCGTCAGTGGCGGCCAGCCAGTCGAACAGGTCACTCTTCAGATGAGGCACCCGGTCGGCGGGCGGGGCCATGTGAATCACCTGCTGGCCTGCCATCACGCCAACGCCGCCGTGCCGATACACTCCTGCCTCGTCGATCAGACCGGACATCAGAATCCGGTGCGCTTCCAGCAGATCCTTTTCCGATGAGGGTTTCCAGGTGTCGAAACGGTCGTAGGCAGCCAGGGCGTTTTTCACCTCCTGCACCTCGCGGGGCGGGGCGATGACCCGTTTGCCCTCCAGAATCGCGGTGATCTGCGCCTCGCTCAGGGTGTTGCCTTCGATGGCCAGCGAACCGCGAATGGTGCGGATGCGATTAATGTGCCGCAGCCGCAATGCTCTCGCCTGATCGGTGAGCACGGTCAGCCGCCCGATGGCCTCGCTGATCGCGGCGACCCGGTTAAGGATATCGGCGGTGATGGTGTAGGGTGGCTGGTAGACATTCATAGTCACACCCTTCACTGGGCGTTGTCGTTCGAGCCCGGTGCATCCTCGCCCTTAACGACGGGCTTGCCATCTTGCCAGGTGACGGCGTACTGACCCAAACGCCGTTTCTTCTCCAGCGTCTTGCCGACGGCCTGGCGGAGTGTTTCCAACTGTCGCTGCCCTTCCGGGGAGGGCGTGCTTTTGCGTTTTGTGTTCATCCTTGGGCCTCCTCAAGCAGAAGCTGATAGTAGTCATCATGCACAATCTCACGCTCACTACGGCGCTGTTCAAAGACCAGCACCGGGCTTTCCCCGTCGTTCATGAAGCAGGTGCAGCTATCGACCCGGTGGCTGAAGTCGTTCAGCAGATGGCTCAGGCTGCGTGGAAAACGCCGCTCGATATCCGCCACCGGAATGTTGTGCCCGCCGTGGGCGACTCGTTCGGCCACGCGCAGCTTGGACATCTCGAAACTCGGCAGGGCCAGAAAGATCAGCTCCACCCGCCAGCCGTCGGTATGCAGCCGCTCGACTAGGCGCAGGTAGGTGCGCCCCGCCAGAGTGGTTTCAAAGGCGAAATCCTCGCGGGCGGCGATGCGCTGCTCGATCTCCCGCAGAAAGAGACGGCTGGCAGCCAGCAACTCCCGCTCCGGTGCGAGTGGCGAGAGACCGGCGGCGATCAAGTCTGCGTTGATGAAATGAGTGCAGCCCGCCACCTGGGGCAGATACTCCAGGGCGAAAGTGGTTTTACCTGCGCCGTTGGGTCCGGCGATGATCCAGCAGGTGGGCATTATCTTCTTCCCTTCCATCTCTTCCATTGTTGAAATCCCTCGCTGATAGCAACAACTCGGTTCAGCATCTGGGGGGTAATGGTACGGAACGGCTGATATATCCTTGCATACTTGAATTTGCGCTATCTGTATGGTGACGAATCACTCGAAACTTTCCCATGCAGGCGTGACGCTAAAGGTTCACCCAAGCACAGCCACCAACTCCCCAATCACCCGCAAATCGTCCGCCTGCTCCTCATTCAAAACAATCGGCTCATAGCCCGGAAGATAACTGTCCGGTCGAAGAATGATCGACGTGTGCCGCCACGTGCCATCATCCTGAATCTCCTTGGTGCTTTCATAAATCTTGACGGTGTAGTGGCAACTGGTATCGGTGTCGGCAATCTCCCGGTGCGAAGCCAGGACGACCTTGCCGT of the Desulfovermiculus halophilus DSM 18834 genome contains:
- a CDS encoding DUF3375 domain-containing protein — encoded protein: MALDYVTLELLRQNHPAWRLLCAHYAPLVAGFLHRVFIVPNVRNLSQADLAEALEDELFALREQLGAEAFPGTAQSYLNDWAENDKGWLRKFYLVGTDEPHFDLTPATEKALAWLEGLTERAFVGTESRLLTLFELLRQMSEGSQTDPQVRIAELQKRRNDIDAEIARILAGDIPLLDDTGLKDRFQQFLQLARELLTDFREVEHNFRTLDRRVRERIALWEGAKGALLEEIMGERDAIADSDQGKSFRSFWDFLMSQSRQEELTHLLEQVLSLPPIQSMHPETRLQRVHYDWLEAGEHTQRTVAKLSEQLRRFLDDQAWLENRRIMDILHSVENHALALREEFPSGDFMRLAETSATVELPLERPLYRPPLKPLIDEMALDEGDADVDTAALYAQVVVDRAELTRNIRQELQGRSQISLAEVVTRHPLRHGLAELVAYLQLAGEWPKTAVDDEVQEQVSWQLETGVMRQATLPRIILLRDR
- a CDS encoding Fic family protein, giving the protein MNVYQPPYTITADILNRVAAISEAIGRLTVLTDQARALRLRHINRIRTIRGSLAIEGNTLSEAQITAILEGKRVIAPPREVQEVKNALAAYDRFDTWKPSSEKDLLEAHRILMSGLIDEAGVYRHGGVGVMAGQQVIHMAPPADRVPHLKSDLFDWLAATDAHPLIASSVFHYEFEFIHPFADGNGRMGRLWQSLILARWNPLFADIPVESLIFENQSEYYQAIQESTHKTDSAPFIAFMLRMILDTVTSTAPQVSPQVTPQVGELLAAIRGEMGREALQSALGLSDRKSFRERYLKPALADGLIEMTIPDKPNSRLQKYSLTDKGRQWLVQHGDG